The segment aattattttatgtttaaaaaatattaaattaatatttttagatattttttaataatttaaatattttaatacaaaaaataaaaactaaactaaaaaaaattaattaaaaattaacactctGCCACATTAACAATCACAAAATCTAAGAGCATCTCCCTATTTTCAAGATCCAAATTGAtaatatgaatttatatatatagattgttTATGGGTACCTTCAATGGTAAAAAACTATTAGAAGAGtcaattgtattttaatatatttaacactaattattttaataatttgatattatcTAGTTAGCTTCAGGTCTATAAAAAATCcagatgatttttaattaatttaatattaaaaaataaaattaaaaaaaataaaaaataactcgaatTAACCTGGATAAACTTACTAAACCTATAACACGAGTAATGAAACCACTAAAcctataacataaaataatgtttttttattttattttccatttagcATTTCCCTACATATATGCTCGAAGAGTGGAAGagtcaagggaaaaaaaattggggGCGAGACTTGTGCATCAGACACGTGTCGGTCCTTCATTGATTAGATTAATATTTGAAATCTGCGCCTAACCAATCGCTGGCTTTTTCTAGTTGTCTCGAAGCattagtgtttttcttttcttttttacttgagAAAAGGTGAGCCAAGTTTCATTCTCAGAGCTTAAAAGTACGTTCCATAGTGGAAAACCCTTCATCAGACAAGAAATTTAACATGGCAAACATTAGATTGCTCTCTACAAGCATGGTTCAAGCCACTACCGACAAGGTGACAGATGAGAGGATTGAGTTGACTCAGTGTGATCTCAAGCTTCTTCTACTAGATGCCATCCAAAAGGGTCTTCTCTTCCTCAAACCCAAATCATTAGAAGATCAAAACTCACTGATCCAACACTTGAAAACCTCACTTTCTCGCACACTAGATTGCTTCAATCCTCTTGCTGGTCGCCTAGCCGCAGTAGAACATGATGATAACACAGTCTCCTTCTTCATTGACTGCAACAATGCAGGAGCCCAGTTTGTTCATGCCGCAGCGGATGGTGTAACCATGGCTGACATCCTCCAGCCAGTTTATGTTCCTCCAATTCTCCACTCTTTCTTTCCATTAAATGGGATCTCAAACTACGAGGCTGTTTCAAAACCTTTGCTAGCAGTTCAAGTTACTGAGCTTGTAGACGGCATCTTTGTTGGTTGTACCATGAACCATGCTGCTGTTGATGGCACGTCATTTTggaatttcttcaattcttgGTCTGAAATCCATCGTGGGTTGGATCACGTCTCCAAGACTCCTGTCTTTGAACGTTGGTCACTTCTCAACGGTAGTATTAGCCCGCCGATTCGCCTTCCTCTCTCAATCATAAAGAACAACTCTGATTCGTTCATTCCATCACCTTTGCAAGAAAGAGTTTTTCATTTTACCAAGGGAAAAATAGCGATGCTCAAAGCAAAAGCCAATGCTGAAGCTGCCACTACGTCAATCTCCTCTCTTCAGTCACTTTTGGCTCATATTTGGAGAGCTACAACTCGAGCTCGACTAGTTGAACATGATAAAGAGATTGATTTAAGAATTCTTATAGGTTTGCGGGCACGATTACAACCACCATTACCAGAAAGCTATTGTGGAAATGCAATTGTGTCTGGGATTGTAACTTTGAGAACAAGAGATATACTGGAGCAAGGGCTTGGATTTGTAGCTTTGGAGATTAACAAGGTGGTTTCTTCTTATACAAAAAACAAGGTGACGGACGCTTTAGCGTCGTTGCTGAAGAATCCGAGTCCATTAACAAAGGCCGACCTTGGACGTATTCACAGTTTGGCTATTAGCAGCTCGCCAAGGCACAACGTTTATGGTACTGATTTTGGTTGGGGAAGGCCCGTTGCAGTGCGAAGCGGGCCCGGGAACAAGTTCGATGGGAAGTTAACATTGTTTCCGGGACTGGAAGAGGGGAGCATGGACGTTGAATTCTCCGTTTTGCCTGAGACTTTGAAGGCTTTAGGAAACGATTTGGAGTTCATGGATGCTGTCACCATCTAATCAGATTTTCAAAGTATTTCAAGCTCTAAGCTGGTAGTAGGTTTCCAAGCCTGTTTTTGTCCATTTCAACTTGCCCTGTATTGAATTCTATGTTAATCCCCCTGCATTTGCTCTGTTTTCTCTCTTCCACTTTCTCTTAACAATAAATTTCCTGTTCACCACTTCATTGTGAATTTGCAAGTCCCGTGAATTATGATGTGTCCATCTCTCAACAGTAAAttcttaaaatgaaaataatcacTCTTTATATTTAATGACATGCTTATTAAATTGTTGAAATCATGGCTATGATCAACGGTTGTCTATAAAATCCGATCACCTCCGCGACGGGACATGGCCATAGCTCAATGATAACTCATTTCAGACACCGAGTTTAACTTAAACAAGTGTTTGGATTGCTTCAAAGTCATCGGAGAGAGCACTTACTATTCCAAAGCATGCGAgtcattttattgaatttaaataatatttggaaATGTGTTCTaactcatgtttttaaaatttttaatttttttatatttaaaattaatatatttgtagtgattttaatatattttaatgtgctgatatcaaaaataatttttaaaaaataaaaaaatatattattttaatatatttataaataaaaatagttttttttccagttttttaaatttaatttcatcttcactCTTGTCTATATTGTGTCATGAAGATGCTCACGGATGTCAAATAGATACCACCCACATTAAGCTTTTATGTGCTGCTCTCCTCTAGCCAGAGGGGCATTCCCCTACAGGGGGGAATTAAAGCTATCGGGGATTCCTGTAAGAAGCTGAAATTTAGAGGCGTTTGTGCgatgaaaagtgatttttttaaaattaattttttaatttttttaatttgattattattagaaaaattagttaacaaaaaatattttctagttaaagaaaaatttaacttgagttACAgggaaatgtttttcttttattttaagcagaaaatactttccggaaattgtgaaaaattttaaaatatcatattatttgctgattatatcaaatttggtcttcaaacttttgattgccatatatattttttttcaatttcatccattagaatttattttttatattaattttggtcctcatttttataatttttatttgtttttcccttattattttttaattgaaattttttatctatcaaatttgatctttattctcttaattaGTACTTATTTtagttgaaataatttataaaatgataataattattattttaatgtcttcatctttcaatttttttatttattagatttgatctcaattattttgattattatttattttatttgagatcatttatgaaattatatttttttctgaattttattctcattcaactttttaatttgtaatatttgttcctcattattttaataaacttgaaaaaaataaaacattaataagttattttccagttcattttccatgacataaccaaatactggaaaatgttttttaacttatttttcattacactaccaaacatcgaaaaataattcactttttcaaaatttacttttctgaaattcatttaaaaaaaaaactattttccagtAAATAAACGGagctttggttttatttttgatgatgaGAAATGCTTTAGAAGAGAACTAGCTATATGCTAGTGAGCTACTATGAGGAAATTTTCAGAAATTTGTacaacttatttaatttaattatatgataatgagaataaatatttttaaaaaattttacaatttaaattataaaaacatatttaattttttttatcatttctttttttatatgaaaatatgtattttttttatatttagcataatgtttttaaataaaaacctaatacaattaaaatcaatattcaaaagaattcaaatgattttaatgaaagaaaaaaaatatttctttctccaAATCTCTCCttccttattgttttttatatatatataaataatatattttttaagattcatttttaaaaatatatcatagtAATTTCAAGCAAtagtatgaaaaataaaaaagaaataattaatataaaaaaatttataaaaacattaatataagaaaaataagaaatcactCTCATTGAATAGTCAGGAGcaacttttaaaacaaattacaaattagatttatataaaatgtcttataaattaattgataatataaccataaaaaaaattaaatctcatTTGAAAAGTAAGGTTTTTAATCATAAAAGAGTTATTATTAACACTAATTAAAGA is part of the Populus nigra chromosome 8, ddPopNigr1.1, whole genome shotgun sequence genome and harbors:
- the LOC133701017 gene encoding uncharacterized acetyltransferase At3g50280-like, yielding MANIRLLSTSMVQATTDKVTDERIELTQCDLKLLLLDAIQKGLLFLKPKSLEDQNSLIQHLKTSLSRTLDCFNPLAGRLAAVEHDDNTVSFFIDCNNAGAQFVHAAADGVTMADILQPVYVPPILHSFFPLNGISNYEAVSKPLLAVQVTELVDGIFVGCTMNHAAVDGTSFWNFFNSWSEIHRGLDHVSKTPVFERWSLLNGSISPPIRLPLSIIKNNSDSFIPSPLQERVFHFTKGKIAMLKAKANAEAATTSISSLQSLLAHIWRATTRARLVEHDKEIDLRILIGLRARLQPPLPESYCGNAIVSGIVTLRTRDILEQGLGFVALEINKVVSSYTKNKVTDALASLLKNPSPLTKADLGRIHSLAISSSPRHNVYGTDFGWGRPVAVRSGPGNKFDGKLTLFPGLEEGSMDVEFSVLPETLKALGNDLEFMDAVTI